From a single Nicotiana tomentosiformis chromosome 2, ASM39032v3, whole genome shotgun sequence genomic region:
- the LOC138904768 gene encoding putative disease resistance protein RGA3, giving the protein MRLEDIGREDLDIQKKLYTMHEFIHNMAQLVSSNICHQMENQSSYRLLESIHHLSVCWENMQSVELKRFSCKKLKTFLWPCASGVVIGQQLFSLFEKFTIIRVLDLKNGGITQLPETIVCLKGNHFTSLPETIAMLSCLQTLVLKDCPLLVKFPENFKNLTSLRHLEFAVKGQLSRMPLELGNLVNFQTLYMFIVQVGEGYGIEELKNMKNHGGSLCITKLENVENKVVAEKAFLKNLSWNGEMLAIGICNVRS; this is encoded by the exons ATGAGGTTAGAGGACATTGGGAGAGAAGATCTTGATATTCAAAAGAAATTGTATACGATGCATGAATTTATTCACAACATGGCACAACTTGTTTCATCTAATATATGTCATCAGATGGAAAATCAAAGCTCTTATCGCTTACTGGAAAGTATTCATCACTTGTCTGTGTGTTGGGAAAATATGCAGTCAGTAGAACTAAAGAGGTTTTCATGTAAGAAATTGAAAACCTTTCTTTGGCCATGTGCAAGTGGTGTGGTTATTGGTCAGCAACTCTTTTCTTTGTTTGAGAAATTTACAATTATAAGAGTGTTGGACCTGAAAAACGGAGGCATTACTCAATTACCAGAGACAATTGTCTGCTTAAA GGGCAATCACTTCACTAGTTTACCAGAAACAATAGCTATGCTTTCTTGCTTACAAACATTAGTGCTAAAAGATTGCCCATTGCTTGTTAAATTTCCAGAGAACTTCAAGAATTTGACCAGTCTTCGACATCTTGAATTTGCTGTAAAAGGCCAACTTAGTAGAATGCCATTAGAACTCGGGAATTTGGTCAATTTTCAAACActttatatgtttattgttcAAGTAGGTGAAGGATATGGCATTGAGGAGCTGAAGAACATGAAAAATCATGGAGGATCACTTTGCATCACAAAACTTGAAAATGTAGAGAATAAAGTGGTAGCTGAGAAGGCATTCTTGAAAAACTTGAGTTGGAATGGGGAAATGTTAGCAATAGGAATATGCAACGTGAGGTCTTAA
- the LOC138904769 gene encoding putative disease resistance protein RGA3: MPKLIGKKNSYALLSSALDESLIIGREDQRRKALEMLSSDDSKLLDQLRHKKFLLILDDFWSEEYADWDNLCAPFKVGYEGSKIILTTRSAKVSSVVGANSLHLSTLSDEDCWEIVKQKAFFNTQLLGEDNLEEMRLDIARKCKGLPLASKILGG; this comes from the exons ATGCCGAAATTGAttggaaagaaaaattcttaTGCTCTTTTAAGTTCAGCACTAGATGAATCACTCATAATTGGGAGAGAGGATCAAAGGAGGAAAGCACTAGAAATGTTGTCTTCGGATGAT TCCAAACTTCTAGATCAACTTCGCCACAAGAAGTTTTTGTTGATATTAGATGATTTTTGGAGTGAAGAGTATGCAGATTGGGACAACTTGTGTGCACCTTTTAAGGTTGGTTATGAGGGTAGTAAAATCATACTAACGACCCGAAGTGCAAAAGTATCATCTGTTGTTGGAGCAAACTCATTGCACCTTTCAACTCTTTCTGACGAGGATTGTTGGGAAATAGTGAAACAAAAGGCATTTTTCAATACGCAACTGCTTGGTGAAGATAATTTGGAAGAAATGAGATTGGATATAGCAAGGAAATGCAAGGGATTACCTTTGGCATCGAAAATACTTGGAGGTTGA